The Setaria viridis chromosome 6, Setaria_viridis_v4.0, whole genome shotgun sequence genome includes the window aggcggcgctggcggagcTGGTGGAGCGGAAGGTGGCGGAGGCGATGGAGGCGTGCGCGGGGGGGCACGAGGCGGAGGCCGGGTGCCGCGTGGCGtgggacgaggtggaggaggtgagcCAGGCCAGGgccgacctccgccgccgcatcgcCGAGGCCCCCCACGACCCGCTCGAACCCTTCTGCGCGCGCAACCCCGCCGACGACGACTGCGCCGTCGTCTACGTCGACGACTGACGGAGCCGTGCGCATCCACCGCAGCTCGCTCGTTTAATTTGGCTCTGAATCATCATCTGCTTGGTCTGTTTACTGCCTGGAGTAATAATGGCATGATTATTTCATGAGAGATCGCAAGGATTTATTCCATTCTATGGCGTTTACAGCTGCTTCCCCAGTTCTCTGAATCTGAATGCGATGGGCATTTCTGCTTGCGCCCCTGACTGACTCCCTGTTCCTGAACCATGAACACCAGTGTGCGAATGACCGATGAGAGCAACTAAGAAACCAGGGGCAGAAACAATTGGCTTCGGCAGCATTAACCTTTTCGTGCAATGATGTATCCTTCCCAAAATTAGGACATTTTCCATCTAATTTCGGTAGGGGTAGCAAGTGGATTGCGCTTTTCCAATCAGTCGTCGAGATAGTGTTTGTAAGTGATCACCGAATTGATAGGCAGGTGAGGGTCCAGGCATGTTGCCATGTTCGGACGATTGGTAATTTGGTATGCTGGTTGATACCGTACTGTTTGCTTACTGAAAGACTGAAGAGGCCATAGCTCAACTGTCCAGTACAGCGGCAACCTTTCCGTGGGCAGCGGCGTAGCCGCACTGCACGGGCCGGGCTATGAGCAGCTGGTTCTTCTGGTCAATCGTTCAGATTTCACCCGCTCGAGGAGTTTGATGGGCGTAAGAAGAGCTGCACACGTAGGCTCGCCGGAGACACCGGGCAAATAAAGAACCTGGCGTCCAGAAGATGTTGCTCCACAGTTGCTGCAACCTGGAAACCAAGAAAATGCAGCAAATGGGACACAAGATGATATTGTCAATCTGActacggggtgtttggataccccggaTTAAACTTGaatccctatcacatcaaatgtttgcaCACTAATTAAAAGTGTTAAATTTaatctaatgataaaactaattgcataaacgagggataattcacgagacgaatctattaagcctgattagtccatgattagcccgtgtgatgctacagtaaacatgtgctagttatagattaattagtcttaatagattcatctcacgaattagccctcgtttatgcaattagttttataattaattcacgtttaatccttctaattggtatcaaacatccgatgtaactcaaactaaaaattagttcatggATCTAACCACCCAGCGGCTATTGCAGCTGCAGGCTTGCAAGGTACTAGCACCCACTGTGCACTCAGTCAGTATACTCTTTCACAACTTTCTGACTTTGTCGGTACAGAAATTTATTGTCGTAATGACAGGTTCAGCACATAGTAGATATATTGGATGTAGCATGACAAATGATTGATTATTGAGACTGGGGCTTGGTTCTTTATTTCGATTCGCCTTGATTTCTCTGTCCGTAAGCAATGCTTTGCTTATTTTGAGAATGTGCAATTGATTTAGCAACGTTGCTCTCCTAGTTGGTTGAGTATTGTTAGTTGATTGAGTATTGTAGAACTCCTTGCGTGCTTCAAGGGACAAGCATGCAGTAATTAACATCCCAGCATATCCTTTTGAAAATTTAATTTGGGTATTGGCACAGATGTCTCTAGATGACAATATGTCGCTTACATGTGGATGCCATAAGCTTGAGATTGACTTATATGATTCTAATTTGTTCTGTGCTTAGTTTTCAATGTTGTTTGATTTTTGATCAAAATCAGCAGGGAAGCCTTTagctatatttttttataatttttttattccagatcCGTTTAATTCGCTTCCACGGGGATCGAATCCAGGTCTGCTGGATGCTACGTTCAATGTTGTTTGATTGATATGGCTCGCTGAGCATTTATGGGCATATCTGAACTTGGTCAGTTTAGCAGTTGGTTTGAAAAAATAATATCTTGTGGCTAGGGATGCATGTCTTTGGATGATTATTGGGTTGACCTAAAACTTGTTGGAATGAACTAAAATGATATGGTACGAATTTAATTTAGGGGGAGAAATGAACTAAAACTAGCTGAACAGGAAACACTATCGGGTTCGGGTCTACCATTTGCAAGTGGCATCATGGTAGAATGAACTATATTAGTTTTAAAATCCACATGCttacttcatctttttctttcaacaATCCTGATCATCAGGTCAAACATGAAGATGGCTGAGCTGAGTCGACGGAGGTGTGCGCCGCGCGGTGTGGGACGAGGTGGAGCTCGGCGAGCCAGGCCATGGCCGACCTCTGCCGCCACATCACCGAGGCCCTGGAAGAAGCCCTTCTTCGCGCACAACCCCACCGCCGACGGTTGCTTCTTCGTTAATCTAGCTATGAATCATGCTAGCAAAACAATCTGACGCGCATTGTAGATACCTTGCTTGTTTCACGTTGTAGTGTGTGCGTGGGCAGCTTGTTGCCATGCACACGGTGGACGCAGTCTTGGGGAAAATTAAGCCAACTCTGTTTCATTGCAATCCCTTTATACTGCGGTTCTTGCAGCGCCAAATCTCGTGTGCAGTGGTTCGAGGGGTCGTGTTAGTTCATCATCATGTGCGTGGTCTGCTTACTCTGCCTGCAGGGCTGCAGGTCGATCGAGACTCCATGGGCGGGAGAACATGTTTCGGATTTGCATTCAGTTATTCACTATGGAATTTGAATGCGACGAGCATTTCTGCTTGTGGCCCAGTTCCTGGACCCTGAAAAGTGGTGAGGGCAACTCAGGAAGCACATGCGGAAACGATTGGCTTCGCGCGGCATCGTTGCCAGTGCACGCACTAACCTTTCCAAGTAATGATGCATCATTCCCAAAATTAGGACGCTGTCCATCTAATTTCGGTAGGGATATACAAGTGGATGGATGGCAGACACCCTAATCTGCGCTTTTCTTTTCAATGAGTCATCGAGACAGTGTGTGCACGAGTAGTAGCGATCTCTGAATTGATAGGCAGGTAGTAAGGAAGAACTCCTCCACCGGTGTAGGTGACAAAGTGTTGGCATGTTCAGACGACGATTGGTATCGTGGTCGATACCCCTGTTTGTTTACTGAAAGACTGAACAAACAAGCCACATGCCATAGCTGAGTTGGTGACAGATTCAGATTTCAGAGCATGACTctggtagcagcagcagcagcagcagcagcagcagcagtagtagtATACACAAAGCACCTAGACAGACACCTGTGAACCATGGTCAGCTCAGCTACCCCCCGATTCCTGGCGCATGTGAAGGGTGTACTAGACTGGACCAGACCACGCCACCAGACTTGCTGTGGTGGGCATAGCATAGCATATGCACACGACACTGATTAATAACACTGGTACCCATGCTCCTCCCTCGACGCTGTGCACAGGCTCTGCATGTTccggaggaaaagaaaagaaaccccGGCCTCTCTGATGGACGACGCCTCGCtccatggattggatggccatGGACGGACGGAGGGAGGACGCGTGGGGCTCCAGCCTAGTACGCGGTAGTACTACGAGGGATTTGGCTGGATCCCAACCAGCGCAGACCTAACGTGCTGGACGCAGGCCACCAGCTGCCTGCTCCCAAGTACTGGTACGCGCATGCAGTCTGTTGGCGCCGATGGTTGGGGGCCTGGGGGGTCCCGCGTACGACGGATCGTATCCGTATCTCGAGACGTATTCAATTTCGTGCAAAGGTTGTTCAGCTGCCGCCTGCCGGGCGCCGGCAACGAGACCACTGGAGGTCTGATTGGGAGCTGGAACTGAGCAAGTGACGAACTGTGCGAGAATGCGCTAGAGCTCTAGGCATGGCGATCTGCGTGCAGGATGTTGAAATCGGGAGAGGGGGCCTCGAGCTGCCTTTAATTTTCGTGGTCTGGTGGTCTTCGCGCACAGACGGAGGTGAAAACGAAAGCGCAGCGTGGACGGTTTAGGCGTTGTTTGATTTGCCCTTGCTTGATCTTTAGGGACTAAACTCCCATTTAgtcaggactaaagtttaatccccTATTTATTTCTagtgattaaaaaaattaaatgagTTGAATAATGATCAACTTACCTCCAATCATTGTTACCCttgcctttttccttctttgccTCCCCACGTAGGCACGCACAGCACACGCGCGAGCGGTGGCGTGGGGGTacggaggcggcgcaggggtAGGGTGGCGGCCCGACGAGCGGCCGGCGTGCTGGGGGCGGCGGGGATCGGGAAGGGCGGGAGTGGTCGGCgagccgggagcggcggcgggcagcggggcGGGTGGCCGGGGCGGGCGGTGAGCTGGTGTCGAAGCGggcgggagtggcggcgggaGCTGCCAGCGGGCTGGGAGCGGCAGGCGGGTGGCTAGGGGTTGGCGGCGGGACGGGTAGGGAGCTGGTCGTGGATAAGCATTAATGAGAGGTACAGGATGTCCAAGGTACCTTTTAGTCCTCATAAGCAAACTTTGAAGATTAAAGATGACTAAATTTAAAGTTTAGCGAGAGCATATCGGGTCAAAAGTCAACCTAGACTGGTTCGGCTCAGCTCAGAGCTCCGGGCGCTGACCAGGCGGGCAACCAAGTCGACGTAGTGTGGCCGAAACGCTAGCTTATCCACGCACTGTAGCAACGAGATTACTATTTGAATCACACAGGCACATCGGCATCGAATTCACCCTGCAGGCGGCAGGCCCCACACCACCCGCACGGCGTCGTCCTCCACGTCGGCGTTCAACAAAGGCCGCGTCCTAGCCCGGACGTAGGACTAAAGTTGAGTCACGTGATACCGAATGTAATACTAATTaagagaattaaatatgaactaattataaaatcaattgtacatatggagactaattcgcgagacgaatctattaaatctaattagttcatgatttgataatatgatgttacagtaaatatgtgctaatcatgaattaattaagcttaatagattcgtctcacgaattagtcccatctatgcaattgatttcgtaattagtttatatttagtacttctaaatctaAATATACAATATGATAAGGTCCAAATTTTAGTtcgtggaaaaaaaaacttctagAGGTAAAAGGATGGGTCAGTGATTGCGCCTGCGGCCAGCGCTCCAGCCCGGATCCGCTGCCGCGCGCATGGACCTCGCGTCGGCGTCGCGCGGATGGTTGCGTGCCGGGGGCCAGGGGACGCGTCCCAGCCGGCGCCGGCCCGATCGCCTGCGAGGATCCTTATCTtatcgccgccgcgccgaggtCGCGGGCCACGGCACGGCTTGGGGTTGGGGTTTGTTACGACCACCGCGGGGGCTGACGTcccggcgcccgcgcgccgACGCCGAGCCGAAACGCCCCGTGCCGAGGACGGGCGCTCCACGTGAAGCGCGCGGAAGGTCACGTCGCGGCGAGCCGGTCGAACCGCGCCGCGGGGGGCGCCGAGCCCAGCTGCCGCTGTCCGCCCGGCTGGAGCGAACGGAAGGCGACCGAACCGTCCCACTTGCTCGGGTCGGGGCGTCGGGCGGGCAGGCAGGCATCAGGCCGCAGGAGCCGTTCCGTCGTCCGCGCGCGCAGGGCAGCGCGGCGTCAcgtcgcgcgcggcgcgggcgggcggtgcgAGGCCAGATGGTGTACAGGGGTAACAGGGAGACGGCGACGCGCACGGCATATGCCTCGTGGCGGTGCCTGCTGTTACTACACTGCCTGTTGCGCCGCGACAAGACAAGGAAACGAACGCTACGAAAAAAAAACTAGCCGTCCCGTCGACGGGAACCACGTGCCGGCGTACGAGCagggggggaggagagagacggCCGGCGATCGGCGTAGTACGTGCAGTGGAGTGGGAGGAAAAGGTTCAGGCTGGGGTCCTGCTGGACGAAAGTCGAAACCCTCACGTAGTCTTCAGGACGAAGGCTGTTTAGTGGGCGCGTTCGCACCCGTCTCCATCTTAAACCACCCATGAACTTTGTTTCCAAATCGACGTGCTCGTTTTATTTccatcatcatcaggcccgccCCAAAGCCAGGAGCACCGCCGTCCGTACACGTTGCGTCCCTCTCCTATGAACCTACGCAGGCGTGTACGTGCACACCACCTTATACAACTAGAAGGCTAGAAGCCTAGAACGACGGCACGGCCGGGCTCTGGGCTGGGATGACGACGGACGGACGGAGAAGATGATGTGCCGGCCTGTACCGGTACGTCGTGCGTGCGCGTCAAGTGTACGAGCGGGCACGGGTGTGGACGTTC containing:
- the LOC140223056 gene encoding calvin cycle protein CP12-3, chloroplastic-like → MASPSIASLFPAASALPAGIGAHRSPPCARVVTRHQQQQQHRRLVAAAAAKRRYKGTARKEAALAELVERKVAEAMEACAGGHEAEAGCRVAWDEVEEVSQARADLRRRIAEAPHDPLEPFCARNPADDDCAVVYVDD